The sequence below is a genomic window from Gammaproteobacteria bacterium.
CACAAGGTTTGGAAGCTTATAATGCATGGTTCGAAGATAGCGATCTGATATATTCCATCCAGGGAAAGAGAGTCTTTTCAACTGACGAGGTACATCAACTTATGGGGCGCCCGTTGCGAGACTTTGCACCACAAAGCATAACAATGCACAACTAATCCCCGCAAAACTCCGTACAAAATAAAGATGGTGCAAGAGTTGGTATCTTAATGTTTGGCTACTGCTGAAAGAGCTTATTTATCAACCAGGCGCTCGCTTAATTCAATTCCGCTCCTAATATCGAAAAATACACTTCAAGTCTGCGTGAGCGCTGGTAAAGCGCTCCAGATAGATAGGGATTTGAATATTAATTTTGAAATCAACGTATGCTTTGAGCAAACGTTTGAACATCGTCGACTAACAGTTGCGATTCCTCCATTGCACCAAAATGCCCACCGCGTGGCATTTCGGTCCAGTGCTAAACATTGTGGAAGCGTTCTATTTTTAGGATATATTTTTGGATGGTGAGCGCGATCGCCCCGGAGCCGGTGGCGAAGGTACTTCATGGCGAACCAGGGATTCCCTCCCCTGATTTCGGAACGCAGATTAAAGCGTCAGCACCAACTAGCTGTTCTCGGGCTCGTCTTCGTCATCTTCATCTTTATCGTCGTCGTCCTCATCATCGTCGTCCTCATCATCGTCGTCCTCATCATCGTCGTCTGACTTTTGTTTATTGTCCTTGTCTTTCCTCTTATCTCCATCTTTCCTCTTATCTCCATCTTTCCTCTTATCTCCATCTTTCCTCTTATCTCCATCTTTCCTCTTATCTCCATCTTTCCTCTTATCTCCATCTTTCCTTTTATCGTTCTTATCCTTCTTATCCTTCTTATCCTTCTTGTCCTTCTTATCCTTCTTGTCCTTCTTATCCTTCTTGTCCTTCTTATCCTTCTTATCCTTCTTATCCTTCTTATCCTTCTTATCCTTTACTTCATCTTCTTCGACTTCGGCTCCCTCGCTCGATTCCGTGTCGGTTTGGTGGGAACTAGCCAAAATGAGTGGCGTGGAAACGAAACCGGTTGCCATCGAAGGTGTCGCCATAAAAAACGCGATTATGAAAGGTAAAATCAGTTGCTTCATGATGATTAAGTCTCTTGTAAGTGAATTAAAAACTTGTACAGGCGATCATGCCAGCCCAGGTGCCATAAGACACCGTAACTATTTAATATAAAATTACATAATGACAGCCAAAGCGTACGTCCGGTGGCATTGTCCAAGGTTTTGTCTTAATCCAGCATGAACGAATCCAGGAATCTTGTTTTTATTATTTACATCACGATTTCACCTATGCCCGGCAATCGTGAGCAGACTCAATGGTCAGTGGCTTGTTGTGAGATTGGTGCCGGGACGGACAAAATCGCCAGGAGCGATTTTGCGCGAGCGAAGTGAGTCCAAAGAACTCGGCTCAGGGATGAGCCGCGCAATCGAACTGGCCCGCATTCGGCGGTCCGCGTTCGGCACCGACACGAGGATATTCAGTCGGATATAAATTTTCTTAGCTTAATAAAAACAGTTACTTACGCGCTTCCCATTTCAGTTTGTGCCAGTAAATAGCAGTAATTTACGGTTAATGGGGCACAAATTTGGCACGCAACTACGGTAGTCATTTCAATAGAGCTAAAGGGGGCAGACCACGTATTTAACTATTAGGCCTTTAGAAAAATGTGGTCTGCGCCCTATATATTTTTGAAAAAGGGATCGGCATAAAAGCCGATAAACCTTAAAAAATGGGGCGCACCCACAGTGCTTTTATTTCGGGGAATTCGAGTGCGCCCCATAATTATGTGCGCGACCGGGATGGCATCGTCAATTTCCCTGTAACACTAGTGCCCAATGCGGGTTACCGTGATCCTGGCCACCGGGTTGCGCCAGTCATAGATGGCTGGCTGCAACAGCAGATCGCCAACGCCATGAATGCCACGATGGATATGCACATAACCCTCGTCATCGGGATTTTTGTAGGTCGACAAGCCTTCGCCTTCGCAGATCGGGCCGGGAATGTTCACACACAATTCGTCATTCGGTTCGGTGCCCGCGTCATAGCCAGGTGAATAATAGGTTTGCGTGCCGCGTTTCGGTGCTTTGACACTGTCGAGCGCAATGAATCCGTCGTTGGTCGGCAGCATCATCGCGGCAAGGCTGATTCGCCGCGCCCCGTGACGGGCTTTCAACACGACCGTAACTGAGTGGCCTGGCATCAGCGGGCCTCCCGAATTCTGCACATCGGCCACTTGGTTCATGTCTTTGAGCGCAGCTTCGAGTAGCGAAATATCGCCAGCCTCGGCTATCGCGGTCAATTCCTCGCTCGCGGGCGAACCGAGTCCAATCAGATCGATCTGCCTACGGTGACTTGCAACCAGAATCGGTGTAAAGATTATGGCGTTGGTCAGGTTCGTAATCGTCACATGGTAAGTAGGCCAACCGCTGGACTGTGCTGATGATGAGATAACAATCAAGCTGGATACAAGCAGCGCGCCCAGCGCTTTCTTCAGGGTTGTAAGCATGGTCTTTCCTCCTCGAATAAGAGGCTTGACTATGCGTACTACAGATCACGTGGCAATCACCAAATTATAAAATTTTTATCACTTCAAGCCGTCGCCGGCAACGAAAATCGGAAGGTTGTGCCCTGGTGCAAGACGCTGTCTACCGACAAATGACCGCCATGCATTTCGACGATGCGCGACGCGATCGCAAGCCCCAGGCCGAGCCCGGAATCGGTGTCACCTTTACCCGTGCTACTGGCCTTTTTATAAAAACGCTTCAGCACGTAGGGTAATTCTTCGGCGGCGATGCCGTAGCCGGTATCCGAAACTGCGATCTCGACGCTGCAATCACGCGGGGCGACCTGCAGGCGAATATGCCCTCGGTCCGGTGTATGCTTGAACGAATTATCGATCAAATTATCGAGCACGCGCTCGATCATGCCCACATCGGCCGATACATCAGGCACCTGCTCGTCGACTACTACGTTGAATTCGATATTTTGCTCCCGCGCGCGCAGATAAAACTTGTGCGACACATCGAAGGCCAGCTCCGCAAGCGAGAACGACTCCACGCGTGGCTGCAACTCGTTGGCATCCAGCTTGGCAAGCTCGAACAGCTCTTCGACCAGCCGCGTCAATCGCTGCGCATTTTCATAAGCTATGCGCAGGTATTTCTGCTTGTTTTGCTCGGAGAGTTCTTCCGGTTTGAGTTGTAGCGTCTCCAGAAATCCACTTAACGAGGCCAGCGGCGTGCGCAGGTCGTGTGAAATATTGGCCACCATTTCACGACGCGTGGATTCGACTTCCTGCAAGTGCTGCATTTGCTCCTCGATGCGTTGCGCCATCTTCTGGAATGTCACGGTCATACTCTCGATCTCGTCAAGTGTGGCATCATCAGGCTCGACCGCAAGCTCGTTTACCTGCAAGTGATTGTCCTTGAAGGTCTGCATCGCCGAACTCAACACCCTGAGCTTGCGCATCAGGAAGAAAAACAACAACAGGCCAGCGACAAAGGCGAAGCCCAGCGCCACCGCAATCGAGGCTGCACTCCAACGCATGATCAGGCTGCGTTGTAACACATCCGAGATGCGGTTGATTTTCTCGCTGCCAAGAATGGCATAGATATAACCCTGTCGCTGGTTATCGACGTCAATCGGCGCCACGCTGAAACTGTTCTGGCGCGTGGCATGGCCGGGGTCGTCACCCATGATCAAGCCCGCATCGCGCTGCTCGAGAAAGCGGTTGACCGGGCCTAGCGAGACCTGTTTTTGCTTGACCTTGTCCGGCGCCATCGAATGGCCGATCACCTGGCCATCGGCGTCGAGCAGGTACAGCTCAAGGCTTGGATTGATGATCATCACATTTTGAAACAGCTCCGCGAGGTTGTTCTGCTGTACCTGCCCGTCCTCGATCAGTACATGCTCCCTGACGATATAGCGTGCCAGGTCCTGATTCAGTTGCTGACTAACTTCCTGCTGATACATCGGCGCGGTGTACATTGCGACGAACAGAAACACGGCGCCGATGCCGAGGAACAGCAAAAACAAAACCAGTACCAGCTTGATGTAAAGACTGTGAAACATCGGCATTCAGGCATCGCGGAAGCGATAGCCGACACCCCAGACGGTTTCGATGAACTGTACCTGACAAGATACCCCCTCGATTTTTTTGCGTAGCCGGTTGATGTGCGAGTTAACCGTGTGTTCATAGCCGGTATGGCTGTAACCCCAGACCTGATCGAGTAACTGCCCGCGGCTGAAAACGCGGCCCGGATGACGCGCAAAATGCAACAGTAAATCAAATTCCCTGGCGGTTAACTCGACCGCCTGTGCATCGATGGTGACGCTGCGCCGGGTTGCGTCGATGACGAGGGATTGGATTTCGATGCGCTCATCCGAAGCACTTGTCGCCGAGGGTGTGACAAGCTCGCTACGGCGCAGGATAGCCTTGACTCGAGCCTGCAACTCGAGAATGGAGAACGGCTTAGTCAGATAGTCGTCTGCGCCGAGCTCGAGACCGAGCACACGATCGAGTTCGCTGGATTTGGCAGTTAACATCAGGATTGGAATCATGATCGACTGGCTGCGCAGTTTGCGGCACAGCTCAAGTCCATCGAGCCCTGGCAACATCAAGTCCAGCACAATTAGTTGGTAGGCATGGTTGCTGGCCCGATTGAGACCGTCGATACCATTGGTTACAACGTCTACCTGGTAGGCATTGTCACGCAAGTGGA
It includes:
- a CDS encoding spondin domain-containing protein, with product MLTTLKKALGALLVSSLIVISSSAQSSGWPTYHVTITNLTNAIIFTPILVASHRRQIDLIGLGSPASEELTAIAEAGDISLLEAALKDMNQVADVQNSGGPLMPGHSVTVVLKARHGARRISLAAMMLPTNDGFIALDSVKAPKRGTQTYYSPGYDAGTEPNDELCVNIPGPICEGEGLSTYKNPDDEGYVHIHRGIHGVGDLLLQPAIYDWRNPVARITVTRIGH
- a CDS encoding HAMP domain-containing histidine kinase, whose translation is MPMFHSLYIKLVLVLFLLFLGIGAVFLFVAMYTAPMYQQEVSQQLNQDLARYIVREHVLIEDGQVQQNNLAELFQNVMIINPSLELYLLDADGQVIGHSMAPDKVKQKQVSLGPVNRFLEQRDAGLIMGDDPGHATRQNSFSVAPIDVDNQRQGYIYAILGSEKINRISDVLQRSLIMRWSAASIAVALGFAFVAGLLLFFFLMRKLRVLSSAMQTFKDNHLQVNELAVEPDDATLDEIESMTVTFQKMAQRIEEQMQHLQEVESTRREMVANISHDLRTPLASLSGFLETLQLKPEELSEQNKQKYLRIAYENAQRLTRLVEELFELAKLDANELQPRVESFSLAELAFDVSHKFYLRAREQNIEFNVVVDEQVPDVSADVGMIERVLDNLIDNSFKHTPDRGHIRLQVAPRDCSVEIAVSDTGYGIAAEELPYVLKRFYKKASSTGKGDTDSGLGLGLAIASRIVEMHGGHLSVDSVLHQGTTFRFSLPATA
- a CDS encoding response regulator transcription factor, with product MTQPLQSGQALDQKWPRQTAGGKRILVVEDDPDICHLLELHLRDNAYQVDVVTNGIDGLNRASNHAYQLIVLDLMLPGLDGLELCRKLRSQSIMIPILMLTAKSSELDRVLGLELGADDYLTKPFSILELQARVKAILRRSELVTPSATSASDERIEIQSLVIDATRRSVTIDAQAVELTAREFDLLLHFARHPGRVFSRGQLLDQVWGYSHTGYEHTVNSHINRLRKKIEGVSCQVQFIETVWGVGYRFRDA